The following coding sequences are from one Zalophus californianus isolate mZalCal1 chromosome 5, mZalCal1.pri.v2, whole genome shotgun sequence window:
- the HIGD2A gene encoding HIG1 domain family member 2A, mitochondrial, translating to MAAPGPVTPGAPFEPAQPPVIEGFSPSIYSTQESFKEKFLRKTRENPMVPIGCLGTAAALTYGLYCFHRGQSHRSQLMMRTRIAAQGFTVAAILLGLAASAMKSRS from the exons ATGGCGGCTCCTGGTCCTGTGACTCCCGGGGCACCCTTTGAACCAGCACAGCCCCCAGTCATTGAGGGCTTTAGCCCCAGTATCTACAGCACTCAAGAAAGCTTCAAGGAAAAATTTCTTCGCAAGACCCGCGAGAACCCAATGGTACCCATAG GCTGCCTGGGCACGGCGGCCGCCCTAACCTACGGCCTCTACTGCTTCCATCGGGGTCAGAGCCACCGCTCTCAGCTCATGATGCGCACCCGGATCGCTGCCCAGGGCTTCACGGTCGCAGCCATCTTGCTGGGTCTGGCTGCATCTGCTATGAAGTCTCGATCCTGA
- the ARL10 gene encoding ADP-ribosylation factor-like protein 10 isoform X2: MAPRPLSPLVLALGGAAAVLGSVLFILWKAYFGRGRERRWDRGEAWWGAEPACLPEWDEWDPEDEDDEEPALEELEQREVLVLGLDGSGKSTFLRVLSGKPPLEGHIPTWGFNSVRLPTKDFEVDLLEIGGSQNLRFYWKEFVNEVDVLVFMVDSADRLRLPWARQELHKLLDKDPDLPVVVVANKQDLSESMSMVELQEELGLQAVDSQREVFLLAASIAPAGPGFEDPGTVHIWRLLLELLS; encoded by the exons ATGGCTCCGCGGCCGCTGAGCCCCTTGGTGCTGGCGCTGGGCGGCGCCGCGGCCGTGCTGGGCTCAGTACTCTTCATCCTCTGGAAGGCCTACTTCGGGCGCGGACGGGAGCGGCGCTGGGACCGGGGCGAGGCCTGGTGGGGCGCggagcctgcctgcctccctgagTGGGACGAATGGGAC CCTGAAGACGAGGACGACGAAGAGCCAGCGCTGGAGGAGTTGGAGCAGCGCGAGGTGCTGGTGCTGGGGCTGGATGGCTCGGGGAAGAGCACGTTCCTGCGCGTGCTGTCCGGGAAGCCTCCGCTGGAAGGCCACATCCCCACCTGGGGCTTCAACTCTGTGCGGCTGCCCACCAAGGACTTCGAGGTGGACCTGCTAGAGA TCGGTGGCAGCCAGAACCTACGCTTCTACTGGAAGGAGTTTGTGAATGAAGTAGACGTGCTGGTGTTCATGGTGGACTCGGCTGACCGGCTGCGGCTGCCCTGGGCCCGGCAGGAACTGCACAAGCTACTGGACAAGGACCCTGACCTGCCTGTCGTTGTGGTGGCCAACAAGCAG gacctgagtgAGTCCATGAGTATGGTGGAGCTGCAGGAGGAGCTGGGCCTGCAGGCTGTCGATAGCCAGCGGGAGGTTTTCCTCTTGGCAGCCAGCATCGCCCCTGCAGGACCCGGCTTTGAAGACCCCGGCACCGTGCATATCTGGAGACTGCTCTTGGAGCTTCTCTCCtag
- the NOP16 gene encoding nucleolar protein 16, with translation MPKAKGKTRRQKFGYNVNRKRLNRNARRKAAPRIECSHIRHAWDHAKSVRQNLAEMGLAMDPNKAVPLRKRKVKAMEVDVEERPKELVRKPYVLNDLEAEASLPEKKGNTLSRDLIDYVHYMVENHGEDYKAMARDEKNYYQDTPKQIRNKINVYKRFYPAEWQTFIDSLQKIKMEVE, from the exons ATGCCCAAGGCCAAGGGGAAGACCAGGAGACAGAAGTTCGGTTACAATGTTAACCGGAAGCGTCTGAACCGGAATGCTCGACGGAAAGCAGCGCCACGAATCGAGTG CTCCCACATCCGACATGCCTGGGACCACGCCAAATCCGTGCGGCAGAACCTGGCCGAGATGGGGTTGGCTATGGACCCCAACAAGGCGGTGCCCCTCCGTAAGAGAAAG GTGAAGGCCATGGAGGTGGACGTAGAGGAGAGGCCTAAGGAGCTTGTGCGGAAGCCCTATGTGCTAAATG ACCTGGAGGCAGAAGCTAGccttccagaaaagaaaggaaacacacTGTCTCGAGACCTCATTGACTATGTGCACTACATGGTGGAGAATCATGGGGAGGACTATAAG GCTATGGCCCGGGATGAGAAGAATTACTATCAGGATACCCCGAAACAGATTCGGAATAAGATCAATGTCTATAAGCGTTTTTACCCAGCAGAGTGGCAAACCTTCATTGATTCTTTGCAGAAGATTAAGATGGAGGTTGAATGA
- the ARL10 gene encoding ADP-ribosylation factor-like protein 10 isoform X1, translating into MAPRPLSPLVLALGGAAAVLGSVLFILWKAYFGRGRERRWDRGEAWWGAEPACLPEWDEWDVSAGPGSGPPHVQLRGVTPREGRSAWPEDEDDEEPALEELEQREVLVLGLDGSGKSTFLRVLSGKPPLEGHIPTWGFNSVRLPTKDFEVDLLEIGGSQNLRFYWKEFVNEVDVLVFMVDSADRLRLPWARQELHKLLDKDPDLPVVVVANKQDLSESMSMVELQEELGLQAVDSQREVFLLAASIAPAGPGFEDPGTVHIWRLLLELLS; encoded by the exons ATGGCTCCGCGGCCGCTGAGCCCCTTGGTGCTGGCGCTGGGCGGCGCCGCGGCCGTGCTGGGCTCAGTACTCTTCATCCTCTGGAAGGCCTACTTCGGGCGCGGACGGGAGCGGCGCTGGGACCGGGGCGAGGCCTGGTGGGGCGCggagcctgcctgcctccctgagTGGGACGAATGGGACGTGAGTGCCGGGCCGGGGTCTGGACCTCCGCACGTGCAGCTGAGGGGTGTGACGCCCCGCGAGGGCAGAAGCGCCTGG CCTGAAGACGAGGACGACGAAGAGCCAGCGCTGGAGGAGTTGGAGCAGCGCGAGGTGCTGGTGCTGGGGCTGGATGGCTCGGGGAAGAGCACGTTCCTGCGCGTGCTGTCCGGGAAGCCTCCGCTGGAAGGCCACATCCCCACCTGGGGCTTCAACTCTGTGCGGCTGCCCACCAAGGACTTCGAGGTGGACCTGCTAGAGA TCGGTGGCAGCCAGAACCTACGCTTCTACTGGAAGGAGTTTGTGAATGAAGTAGACGTGCTGGTGTTCATGGTGGACTCGGCTGACCGGCTGCGGCTGCCCTGGGCCCGGCAGGAACTGCACAAGCTACTGGACAAGGACCCTGACCTGCCTGTCGTTGTGGTGGCCAACAAGCAG gacctgagtgAGTCCATGAGTATGGTGGAGCTGCAGGAGGAGCTGGGCCTGCAGGCTGTCGATAGCCAGCGGGAGGTTTTCCTCTTGGCAGCCAGCATCGCCCCTGCAGGACCCGGCTTTGAAGACCCCGGCACCGTGCATATCTGGAGACTGCTCTTGGAGCTTCTCTCCtag